From candidate division KSB1 bacterium, one genomic window encodes:
- a CDS encoding DNA ligase has product KEMQTDVWFEPEVVVEVLAAEITKSPHHTCGLALRFPRFLHFRDDKKAEQATTSKEVEVIYEK; this is encoded by the coding sequence AAAGGAAATGCAAACCGACGTTTGGTTTGAACCAGAAGTAGTTGTTGAAGTTCTAGCTGCAGAAATTACCAAAAGTCCTCATCATACTTGCGGTCTAGCTTTAAGATTTCCACGATTTCTACATTTTAGAGATGATAAGAAAGCTGAGCAAGCAACTACATCTAAAGAAGTTGAAGTGATTTATGAGAAATAA
- a CDS encoding serine hydrolase produces MSSQILTRAFLTYSLALVFLFENPTAAQNNDSIPLKTNVPEEQLISDLESFVPELMERAEVPGLSIAIIRDAEIILHGAYGVRNINTKEAVNDSTIFQAASLSKTLFAYAVLRMVEKGELDLDTPLSDYFGAAYINNDDRVHQISARTVLSHTTGFPNWRQPRDGDLKMHFSPGEKFSYSGEGYVYLQRVVEKLADKSFNDFMAESVFEPLGMRHSSYEWREAYANNLAVGHGEFGVPIDRDPMTKGNAAFSLYTTAIDYAKFMIAIMTGAGLAKETIREMLSPQIYLNDDCLNCTQNSTSNLSEINAWGLGWGLQLTDEGTSFWHWGDQGIFRCYTVAFQEQKIGMIYFTNSENGLAIRDELVQKAIGGYHPAFSWLHYDSYKSPGKKFAKLIVKQGMAAGMAFHDSLKNESKDAAVFDERAINRLGYHFLLSKQFDKAIAIFKFNIKGYPDSWNVYDSLAEAYMKDGHDELAIKYYEKSLKLNADNTNGKEMLEKIRTAAK; encoded by the coding sequence ATGTCTTCTCAAATTCTAACCAGGGCATTTCTCACCTATTCCCTGGCCCTCGTTTTCTTGTTTGAAAATCCAACCGCTGCACAGAATAACGACTCAATTCCACTAAAGACAAATGTCCCTGAAGAGCAATTGATATCGGATCTTGAATCATTCGTTCCTGAATTAATGGAGCGTGCTGAGGTTCCGGGACTCTCAATAGCCATCATTCGGGACGCTGAGATTATCTTGCATGGGGCTTACGGTGTCAGAAATATCAACACTAAAGAAGCGGTCAATGATAGCACGATTTTTCAAGCCGCCTCCCTGAGTAAAACCCTCTTTGCTTACGCCGTTTTGAGAATGGTTGAAAAAGGTGAACTTGATCTGGACACGCCATTATCGGATTATTTTGGCGCCGCTTACATTAATAATGATGACCGGGTCCATCAAATAAGCGCACGCACAGTTTTGAGCCATACAACCGGATTCCCAAACTGGCGGCAACCACGGGACGGTGACTTGAAAATGCATTTCAGCCCTGGAGAAAAGTTCAGTTACTCTGGTGAGGGATATGTTTACCTGCAAAGAGTTGTGGAAAAATTGGCGGATAAATCATTCAATGATTTTATGGCTGAGAGTGTTTTTGAACCGTTGGGAATGCGTCACAGCAGCTACGAATGGCGAGAGGCATACGCTAACAATTTAGCGGTTGGTCACGGCGAATTTGGCGTCCCCATCGATCGTGACCCCATGACAAAAGGCAACGCAGCTTTTAGTTTATACACAACTGCAATCGATTATGCCAAATTCATGATCGCAATCATGACAGGAGCTGGCCTGGCAAAAGAAACCATCAGGGAGATGCTCTCCCCGCAAATTTATTTAAATGATGATTGCCTGAATTGCACCCAAAATTCGACATCAAATCTTTCTGAAATAAATGCCTGGGGACTTGGCTGGGGGTTGCAATTGACCGATGAAGGCACTTCTTTCTGGCATTGGGGGGACCAGGGAATTTTTCGCTGCTATACCGTTGCTTTTCAAGAGCAGAAAATCGGCATGATCTACTTTACAAACAGCGAAAACGGTCTTGCCATTCGTGATGAGCTCGTTCAAAAAGCTATTGGCGGTTATCATCCGGCGTTTTCCTGGCTGCATTACGATTCGTATAAATCTCCGGGGAAGAAATTCGCGAAGCTGATCGTCAAACAAGGGATGGCGGCCGGAATGGCCTTCCATGATTCCTTGAAAAATGAAAGTAAAGACGCTGCCGTTTTTGATGAAAGAGCGATTAACAGGTTGGGGTATCACTTTCTATTGTCAAAGCAATTCGATAAAGCAATTGCTATTTTTAAATTCAATATCAAGGGATATCCCGATTCATGGAATGTTTACGACAGCCTGGCTGAAGCTTATATGAAGGATGGGCATGATGAGCTGGCCATCAAGTATTATGAAAAGTCATTAAAGTTGAATGCTGATAATACAAACGGCAAAGAGATGTTGGAGAAAATCAGAACTGCTGCAAAATAG